In Ruminiclostridium papyrosolvens DSM 2782, the following proteins share a genomic window:
- a CDS encoding aspartate aminotransferase family protein — translation MRRKDALYLKEKNKSSYELAQRGKQSLIAHYTAGIFSDFIFYDYGKGSKIYDIDGNEYIDCASGLGPLILGHAPDVVTEAAVEAISKGSVHGLGNGYEVKFAELLVECIPEAEVVTFTNSGTEATMHAIKLARACTGKVKIAKFEGHYHGTHEFAQISGRTAKYGPVESPQSVPDYAGIPNFVVDDTITLSMNQTESYDIIRQNKDELAAVIVEPLPIAAPLDYKEFLVGLREVTEECGVLLIFDEVVTGFRLSFGGAREYYNIIPDLSTYGKIIGGGFPVGAIIGKRKFFKPAYFDGFNLGKKSVFITGTFSGNPVTCAAGIATIEYLRDNKYLYEQMSNNVKYICENIEAHAAKIKFPLQTKSCCSIFVPYFFNGEINKPRDTKWTYNIGQYDNFRKYMAKNGVALGDIGIIFLSAAHDKEDCKKIVEAFNKSIDEIY, via the coding sequence ATGAGAAGGAAAGATGCGTTATATTTAAAAGAAAAAAATAAGTCTTCCTATGAATTGGCTCAAAGAGGTAAGCAATCCTTAATAGCTCACTACACTGCAGGAATTTTTAGTGATTTCATATTCTATGATTATGGAAAAGGTTCAAAGATATATGACATTGATGGTAACGAATATATAGACTGTGCTTCAGGCTTAGGCCCTCTTATATTGGGACATGCTCCTGATGTTGTTACTGAAGCTGCTGTAGAAGCAATTTCAAAGGGAAGTGTTCATGGACTTGGAAATGGATATGAGGTTAAGTTTGCAGAACTTTTAGTTGAATGCATACCGGAAGCAGAAGTTGTTACCTTTACAAATTCAGGCACAGAAGCAACAATGCATGCTATTAAATTAGCCCGTGCTTGTACCGGTAAAGTAAAGATTGCCAAGTTTGAAGGGCACTATCACGGAACTCATGAGTTTGCACAGATTTCTGGACGAACAGCTAAATACGGGCCTGTGGAAAGTCCTCAAAGTGTACCGGATTATGCAGGGATTCCTAATTTTGTAGTAGACGATACAATAACCCTTTCTATGAATCAAACTGAAAGCTATGACATTATAAGACAGAATAAGGATGAGCTGGCAGCAGTAATTGTAGAACCACTCCCGATAGCTGCACCTCTGGATTACAAAGAGTTTTTGGTGGGGTTGAGAGAAGTTACCGAAGAATGTGGAGTATTACTGATATTTGATGAAGTAGTAACAGGCTTCAGATTGTCCTTTGGAGGGGCCAGAGAGTACTATAATATAATTCCGGATTTATCTACCTACGGTAAGATAATAGGCGGAGGATTTCCTGTAGGTGCAATTATAGGAAAACGAAAATTTTTCAAGCCCGCATATTTTGACGGGTTCAATCTGGGAAAGAAAAGTGTATTTATAACAGGGACTTTCAGTGGTAATCCCGTAACCTGTGCAGCCGGTATAGCCACAATAGAGTATTTAAGAGACAATAAATACCTGTATGAGCAAATGAGTAATAACGTTAAATACATATGCGAAAATATTGAAGCCCATGCAGCAAAAATAAAATTTCCACTTCAAACAAAATCTTGTTGTTCAATATTTGTTCCTTATTTCTTTAATGGAGAAATAAACAAACCCAGAGATACAAAATGGACTTATAATATCGGACAATATGATAATTTCAGGAAATACATGGCTAAAAATGGAGTAGCACTGGGAGATATTGGGATAATATTCCTGTCGGCAGCTCATGATAAAGAGGATTGCAAAAAAATTGTAGAGGCATTTAATAAATCTATAGATGAAATATACTAG
- a CDS encoding acyl-CoA dehydratase activase, whose product MQLFGGIDIGSTTTEFVVIDENGEIVFKDKTLTSGNIKVASEVGYTNFKKSDIGDKEIVSIVSTGYGRKFVTFANRNITEISCYAKGAKFTHPTVKTIIDIGGQDSKVITVNDRGDVDEFIMNDKCAAGTGRFLEMVAKVFNIDVDKLSEYSDRADKIIPISTVCAVFAESEIISLVSQQVSEENIINSIHNSIAEKILGMAGRLKVEQDIMFCGGVARSKGMVKSIGRLFNSENIIVPHDLDFIGALGAALFAAGL is encoded by the coding sequence ATGCAGCTATTTGGAGGAATAGACATAGGGTCAACTACAACTGAGTTTGTGGTAATAGATGAAAATGGCGAAATTGTTTTTAAAGATAAGACTTTAACTTCAGGAAACATAAAAGTAGCAAGTGAAGTTGGATATACAAATTTTAAAAAAAGTGACATTGGTGATAAAGAAATAGTTTCGATAGTTTCTACTGGTTATGGAAGAAAATTTGTAACCTTTGCCAATAGAAATATTACAGAAATAAGTTGTTATGCCAAAGGTGCAAAATTCACACATCCTACTGTTAAAACTATAATTGATATTGGAGGACAAGACTCAAAGGTTATCACAGTTAATGATAGAGGAGATGTTGATGAATTTATAATGAATGATAAGTGTGCTGCGGGTACCGGAAGATTTCTTGAGATGGTGGCAAAAGTATTTAATATAGATGTAGATAAGCTCAGCGAGTATTCTGATAGAGCAGATAAAATAATTCCCATAAGTACCGTATGTGCAGTTTTTGCTGAATCAGAAATAATATCCTTGGTATCTCAGCAGGTTTCAGAGGAGAATATTATTAATTCAATTCATAATTCAATAGCAGAAAAGATTCTAGGAATGGCAGGACGTTTAAAGGTAGAACAGGATATCATGTTTTGCGGAGGAGTTGCAAGAAGTAAAGGAATGGTAAAATCAATAGGACGATTGTTTAATTCAGAAAATATTATCGTCCCACATGATTTGGATTTTATCGGAGCATTAGGTGCGGCTTTATTTGCAGCGGGTTTATAA
- a CDS encoding peptidylprolyl isomerase — MIKNLCKKTAFFIITGLLFTVLLSGCGKPGSQGSSDQPSGHPNIQFEMENGDKMTFELYPEYAPETVNNFVSLAKSGFYNGLTFHRIIKGFMIQGGDPKGDGSGGSDKDIKGEFSSNGFTQNTLNHTKGIISMARSGDPNSASSQFFIMDGPAANLDGEYAAFGKLISGEETLDKIASTPVKANPNARGEVSLPTEKVVIKAVTILEK; from the coding sequence ATGATTAAAAACCTTTGTAAAAAAACAGCTTTTTTCATTATTACCGGACTTCTATTTACCGTCTTACTTTCCGGTTGTGGGAAGCCTGGTTCCCAGGGAAGTTCAGACCAGCCTTCCGGTCATCCAAATATTCAGTTTGAAATGGAAAACGGAGATAAGATGACTTTTGAGTTGTATCCGGAATACGCTCCAGAAACGGTAAATAACTTTGTTTCCTTAGCCAAATCCGGCTTTTACAATGGCCTGACCTTCCACAGAATAATAAAGGGCTTTATGATACAGGGCGGCGACCCGAAGGGTGACGGTTCAGGAGGTTCTGATAAGGATATAAAAGGTGAATTCAGCTCAAATGGCTTTACCCAAAACACATTAAACCACACCAAGGGTATTATATCTATGGCAAGAAGCGGTGATCCTAATTCCGCATCCAGTCAGTTCTTTATAATGGACGGACCGGCCGCTAATCTTGACGGCGAATATGCTGCATTCGGCAAACTCATAAGCGGCGAAGAGACCTTGGACAAAATAGCAAGTACCCCTGTAAAAGCAAATCCTAATGCTCGGGGGGAAGTTTCACTCCCCACGGAAAAAGTAGTTATTAAAGCAGTAACAATCCTCGAAAAATAA
- a CDS encoding 3-hydroxyacyl-CoA dehydrogenase NAD-binding domain-containing protein has translation MSCVGIVGNDNVGNAIAFHFSNKDYNVKVLNVNENGEYDGNLERRITRIRNIKGKFVEVSTEDKSIEWIESYEELSNVDFLIEAIHGTKESKQMVLKKIENNSLRDTPILTSGRVYFPSELATVLENPSRLLGIYLYDIEHGNNNGEIVTHSECFEEVVEKIKTLFTEAGLRVGVVKECTGFVHNRIGLFGIMCLLKFYDEKIITLKDLSKYIVVTKVGPKLFFNLTLGKEAKFELIEAREVFIQLSEKLGNDKFRLPNYINKYAYDELTFDNILNVIQQDSVEDYSISDEGFQIKEFKKIHIKGIHPIYNNILYPLLRGDTTLYFDENESKEYFDNIKNTTKDLYDRVLSKTVFINEENVKEVDLVMDFTIEMLDEKIESCKILQQKFGTEIPILLNTPIHKLEDISKTLVKPSMVFGMYTQKAYLANTELIINDIIDKEIYVSIRRMIKKLASDYIETKDTYVRPLVYFVFAKLLEASRLLEAGIATKEDIEIVGVDGEIFKYMDLFEIKNISKICNYLEPIYGRTFSMPEILLDMEKHHKKFYS, from the coding sequence ATGAGTTGTGTCGGTATTGTAGGTAATGACAATGTAGGAAATGCCATAGCTTTTCATTTTTCAAACAAAGACTACAATGTTAAAGTTTTAAATGTTAATGAAAATGGCGAATACGACGGGAATCTTGAAAGAAGAATTACAAGAATCAGAAATATAAAGGGAAAATTTGTTGAAGTTTCAACTGAGGACAAGTCTATAGAATGGATTGAAAGCTACGAAGAACTATCAAATGTTGATTTTCTTATAGAAGCAATTCATGGAACTAAAGAAAGTAAACAGATGGTGCTGAAGAAGATTGAAAACAATTCCTTGAGAGATACTCCCATTTTAACAAGTGGGAGAGTGTATTTCCCGTCTGAACTTGCCACAGTTTTAGAGAATCCTTCAAGACTTCTTGGAATTTATTTATATGATATTGAGCATGGAAATAATAATGGTGAGATTGTAACACATTCTGAATGCTTTGAAGAGGTTGTAGAAAAAATCAAGACTCTTTTTACAGAAGCTGGTTTACGTGTAGGGGTAGTAAAAGAATGTACGGGGTTTGTACATAACCGTATAGGATTGTTTGGTATTATGTGCCTTCTAAAATTCTATGATGAAAAAATAATAACACTAAAGGACTTGTCTAAATATATAGTTGTAACAAAGGTGGGTCCAAAACTCTTTTTTAATCTGACATTAGGAAAAGAAGCAAAGTTTGAGTTAATTGAAGCAAGGGAAGTATTTATACAATTAAGTGAAAAGTTAGGAAATGACAAATTCAGACTACCGAATTATATAAACAAATATGCCTATGACGAATTAACATTTGATAATATTTTAAATGTTATTCAGCAGGATTCAGTTGAAGACTACAGCATATCTGATGAAGGATTTCAAATCAAAGAATTTAAAAAAATACATATCAAAGGAATTCATCCGATATATAACAACATTCTTTACCCCCTTCTTAGAGGAGACACAACCTTATATTTTGATGAAAACGAAAGTAAAGAGTATTTTGATAACATTAAAAATACAACCAAAGATTTATACGACAGGGTATTAAGTAAGACAGTATTTATTAATGAAGAAAATGTAAAAGAAGTAGACTTGGTTATGGATTTTACAATAGAAATGCTGGATGAAAAGATAGAAAGCTGTAAAATACTTCAGCAGAAGTTTGGTACAGAAATACCTATATTACTTAATACACCTATTCATAAACTTGAGGATATATCAAAAACCTTAGTAAAACCTTCTATGGTTTTTGGAATGTATACTCAAAAAGCATACCTAGCCAATACAGAACTTATTATTAACGACATAATTGACAAGGAAATATATGTTTCAATAAGACGTATGATTAAAAAACTTGCTTCAGACTATATAGAGACAAAGGATACTTATGTAAGACCTTTAGTATATTTTGTGTTTGCCAAACTTCTTGAAGCATCACGATTGCTGGAGGCTGGTATTGCTACAAAGGAAGATATTGAAATCGTTGGCGTTGACGGTGAAATATTTAAGTATATGGACTTATTTGAAATAAAGAATATTTCTAAGATATGCAATTATCTTGAGCCTATATACGGACGTACTTTCTCTATGCCTGAAATACTACTGGACATGGAGAAGCACCATAAAAAGTTTTATAGTTGA
- a CDS encoding pyridoxal phosphate-dependent aminotransferase → MELSRTAKSFTESVIREMTRICDSVGGINLSQGFPDFPTKEEIKNAAVRAIMDDVNQYSVTFGSPNLRSAIAKKVKSFNKIEVDPEEEITITCGATEAMLCTLKAVINPGDEVIIFEPYYENYGPDVILSGAKAKYITLHPPKWEFDYEELANAFNSNTKAIIINTPNNPTGKVFTRKELEYIAELCNEFNAIAICDEIYEHITYDDTRHISIASLPNMANRTVTINSASKTYSVTGWRVGWAIACPEITKLIRTVHDFTTVGAPSPLQEAVAFCMELKNDYYEQLRNHYFEARNYIHDALVECGFKLYETNGAYYFLVNCDELMNKYSISDDFEFSKFLIEKTGIATVPGTSFYTDKTKGNRQVRFCYCKSWDTLYESGKRLRKLID, encoded by the coding sequence ATGGAACTATCAAGGACCGCAAAGAGTTTTACTGAATCGGTTATTCGTGAAATGACAAGAATATGCGATTCGGTAGGTGGGATAAACTTGTCACAAGGGTTTCCGGATTTCCCTACTAAGGAAGAGATAAAAAATGCTGCTGTAAGAGCGATTATGGATGATGTAAATCAGTATTCCGTTACCTTTGGAAGCCCCAACCTTAGAAGTGCAATAGCTAAAAAGGTTAAGTCATTTAATAAAATAGAAGTGGATCCTGAAGAAGAAATAACGATTACCTGCGGGGCAACAGAAGCTATGCTTTGTACATTAAAAGCAGTAATAAATCCTGGTGATGAAGTAATCATATTTGAACCGTATTATGAGAATTATGGCCCGGATGTTATACTTTCCGGAGCAAAGGCAAAATACATAACCTTACATCCTCCTAAATGGGAATTTGATTATGAGGAGCTGGCAAATGCTTTTAACAGTAATACAAAGGCTATAATCATTAATACGCCTAATAACCCTACCGGTAAAGTGTTTACAAGAAAAGAACTTGAATATATAGCAGAGTTGTGTAATGAATTCAATGCTATAGCCATATGTGACGAAATTTATGAGCATATAACCTATGATGATACACGGCATATATCCATTGCCTCATTACCTAATATGGCCAATAGAACTGTTACTATTAATTCTGCCTCTAAAACCTATTCTGTTACAGGTTGGAGAGTAGGCTGGGCTATAGCCTGTCCTGAAATTACAAAACTTATAAGAACTGTACATGATTTTACTACAGTGGGAGCTCCGTCTCCGCTTCAGGAAGCAGTTGCATTTTGTATGGAACTGAAAAACGATTATTATGAGCAGTTACGCAATCATTACTTTGAAGCAAGAAACTATATACATGACGCGTTGGTAGAGTGTGGTTTTAAACTGTATGAAACAAATGGCGCATATTACTTTCTGGTAAATTGCGATGAGCTTATGAATAAATATTCAATATCTGACGATTTTGAGTTTAGTAAGTTTCTAATTGAGAAAACCGGTATCGCCACAGTTCCGGGCACATCCTTTTATACTGATAAAACAAAGGGAAACAGGCAAGTCAGATTTTGTTATTGTAAGTCATGGGACACTTTGTATGAAAGTGGAAAAAGACTAAGAAAATTAATTGATTAG
- a CDS encoding acyl carrier protein, whose amino-acid sequence MKKSEIFEMVKSVLIDTLGIEDGAEVLLESKLIEDLGAESIDFLDIMARLERRFDVSLSEDGDGVEQFIMENSSEEELETGVIPTHVLKELHKLMPEINPSEFVEGLTFNDIPRLFTINSLVFAVALSLKKQKDIDVEEDL is encoded by the coding sequence ATGAAAAAATCAGAAATATTTGAAATGGTAAAAAGCGTATTGATTGATACTTTAGGAATCGAAGATGGAGCAGAAGTTCTTCTGGAATCAAAATTAATAGAAGATCTAGGAGCAGAATCAATTGACTTCCTTGACATTATGGCGAGATTAGAACGCAGATTTGACGTTTCACTTTCGGAAGATGGAGATGGTGTAGAACAGTTTATTATGGAAAACAGCTCAGAAGAAGAATTAGAAACTGGTGTTATTCCAACCCATGTTTTAAAGGAACTCCATAAGTTAATGCCGGAAATTAACCCATCTGAATTTGTTGAAGGATTAACTTTCAATGATATTCCAAGACTATTCACTATAAACTCTTTAGTTTTTGCAGTAGCATTGTCTCTTAAGAAACAAAAAGATATCGATGTTGAAGAGGATTTATAA
- a CDS encoding DUF2577 domain-containing protein produces the protein MVEIIKLAAIAAVNDSKPTNVVFGNVLSVAPLAISIDQKLILKEAHLILTNNVKEHVMELTDELGGKKTFTVHNGLAEGESVIMIQFQGGQKYLVLDKAVKK, from the coding sequence ATGGTTGAAATTATCAAGCTGGCGGCAATAGCTGCGGTGAATGATTCAAAACCTACAAACGTTGTTTTCGGAAATGTTCTGAGTGTCGCTCCTCTTGCAATCAGTATTGACCAAAAGCTGATTTTAAAGGAGGCTCATTTGATATTGACCAACAATGTAAAGGAGCACGTGATGGAATTGACAGATGAGCTGGGAGGAAAAAAGACATTTACGGTTCACAACGGATTAGCAGAGGGTGAGAGTGTAATAATGATTCAGTTTCAGGGGGGACAAAAATACCTTGTTCTTGATAAGGCGGTGAAGAAATGA
- a CDS encoding aspartate aminotransferase family protein encodes MKSNDREFLKQKLKLSSELLERGKKSLLSHYTNGNFNEFVFFDHGKGSKVYDVDGNEYIDYAMGLGPLILGHAHPDIVKAASKAARAGAVHGFGNPYEVKFAELLVEAVPGIDKVTFTNSGTEATMQAIKCARAITNRKLIGKFEGNYHGTHDYAQISGRNSTAGSIEDPKSVSDFGGIPKEIVDSVITLSMNVEETFDKIERYKDELSCIILEPLPLMCPLVMKDFIIQLREVTKKYGILLIFDEVITGFRLGYGGAIEYFGVVPDLVTYGKIIGGGFPVGAVAGPEEYMKVLSFDKITDGKNKVYLTGTFSGNPVTCAAGIATLEYLKNNKNVYKEMEDKTLYLRNKMEEAARELNYTFKTLGKGSFFVSYFHNDEITNTRESKWKSTMQSFMVLRRHMIKNGIMFSDTGSYFLSSEHTYEDCDKTVEVFSETIKELI; translated from the coding sequence TTGAAGTCTAATGATAGAGAGTTTCTCAAACAAAAACTTAAATTATCAAGTGAGCTATTAGAGCGCGGAAAGAAGAGTCTTTTATCCCATTATACAAATGGTAATTTTAATGAATTTGTATTCTTTGACCATGGAAAAGGATCAAAAGTATATGACGTAGATGGTAATGAATACATAGATTATGCCATGGGATTAGGGCCACTAATATTGGGACATGCTCATCCTGATATTGTAAAAGCAGCAAGCAAGGCAGCAAGAGCGGGCGCTGTTCATGGTTTCGGCAACCCCTATGAAGTTAAGTTTGCCGAGTTGCTGGTTGAGGCTGTGCCGGGTATAGATAAAGTAACTTTTACAAATTCGGGAACAGAAGCAACAATGCAGGCAATAAAATGTGCAAGAGCTATAACTAACAGAAAATTGATTGGTAAATTTGAAGGAAATTATCATGGAACTCATGACTATGCTCAGATATCAGGAAGAAATTCCACTGCAGGCAGCATTGAGGATCCTAAGAGTGTTTCAGATTTCGGTGGTATTCCAAAGGAAATCGTCGATAGTGTAATAACATTATCTATGAATGTAGAGGAGACCTTTGACAAAATAGAGAGATATAAAGATGAGTTATCTTGTATCATTTTAGAGCCACTTCCCTTAATGTGTCCATTAGTTATGAAAGATTTTATCATACAGCTTAGAGAAGTAACTAAGAAATATGGCATTTTGCTAATATTTGATGAAGTTATAACAGGTTTTAGATTAGGGTATGGCGGAGCAATTGAATATTTTGGGGTAGTACCCGACTTGGTGACTTATGGGAAGATAATAGGCGGAGGGTTTCCTGTAGGAGCAGTGGCCGGACCTGAAGAATATATGAAAGTGCTTAGCTTCGACAAAATAACTGACGGAAAGAACAAGGTCTATTTAACAGGAACCTTCAGCGGTAATCCGGTAACCTGTGCAGCAGGTATTGCTACACTTGAATATTTAAAAAACAATAAAAATGTATATAAAGAAATGGAAGATAAGACTTTATATCTTAGAAATAAAATGGAAGAAGCAGCAAGGGAACTAAATTATACATTTAAAACCTTAGGAAAAGGTTCATTCTTCGTTTCGTATTTCCATAATGATGAAATAACCAATACCAGAGAAAGTAAATGGAAATCTACAATGCAGTCCTTTATGGTTTTGAGAAGGCACATGATTAAAAACGGAATTATGTTTTCAGATACCGGCTCATACTTCCTTTCCTCTGAACATACTTATGAAGACTGCGATAAAACCGTGGAAGTATTTAGTGAAACAATAAAAGAGCTAATATAG
- a CDS encoding putative phage tail protein: MLLDREINMLNYLPEFLQDFREFQELAAAENPEILALWGRLDNVMKEQFIEDATEDGVKRWEAILNINPKGSDSLELRKFRILTRLNEKLPYTYKKLAQQLETLCGESGYSLELMNNEYKLIVRVALAAKSMLAEVEKLLKRIVPVNICIDLNLLYKQNAALGSYKHAHLRKYTHEQLRSEVF, encoded by the coding sequence ATGTTATTGGATAGAGAAATCAATATGCTGAACTATTTGCCGGAGTTTTTACAGGATTTCAGGGAATTCCAAGAGCTTGCTGCTGCTGAAAATCCTGAAATTCTTGCCCTTTGGGGCAGGCTTGACAATGTAATGAAGGAGCAGTTTATAGAAGATGCCACGGAAGACGGGGTAAAACGTTGGGAAGCTATACTGAATATAAATCCAAAAGGCTCCGATAGCCTTGAATTGAGAAAATTCAGGATTCTGACCAGACTTAATGAAAAGCTGCCTTACACTTACAAGAAACTTGCACAGCAGTTGGAGACGCTGTGCGGTGAGTCCGGCTACTCACTGGAGTTAATGAACAATGAGTACAAGCTCATTGTAAGGGTGGCGCTGGCGGCCAAGTCCATGCTTGCCGAGGTGGAAAAACTGCTAAAGAGAATTGTGCCGGTGAACATCTGCATTGATTTGAACTTGCTTTACAAGCAAAACGCGGCTTTGGGCAGCTATAAACATGCACATTTAAGAAAATATACACATGAACAATTAAGAAGCGAGGTGTTTTAA
- a CDS encoding baseplate J/gp47 family protein: MYEIVTYEVLLKRMLDRVPDTIDKREGSVIFDALAPAAAELAQMYIEADVILNETFADSASRDFLIKRAAERGVTPAEATNAILKGVFNINVPLGSRFSLGNLNYVVAEKINECEFKLMCETAGAEGNRYFGLLIPVDYIEGLTKAEITELLISGEDEEDTEQLRARYFATLDSQAFGGNMSDYKEKVNQLQGVGGIKVYPAWNGGGTVKLVVISSQFQKPSSDLIDKLQTKIDPLNSQGDGVGFAPIGHIVTVTGVAETRVDITLNLTYRKGWTWEDVKGYVYSVIDNYFNELSKEWADSDNLIVRISQIETRLLEVEGILDISGTKINGLEQNLMLDKDAVPVRGDVIG; the protein is encoded by the coding sequence ATGTACGAAATTGTAACCTATGAGGTGCTTTTAAAAAGGATGTTGGATAGGGTCCCCGACACAATTGACAAGCGTGAGGGCTCGGTTATTTTTGATGCGTTGGCTCCGGCTGCTGCCGAACTGGCACAAATGTATATTGAAGCAGATGTAATTTTGAATGAAACCTTTGCCGATTCAGCGTCAAGGGATTTTTTAATCAAAAGGGCTGCAGAGCGTGGAGTAACACCTGCTGAAGCTACCAATGCCATTTTAAAAGGTGTGTTTAATATTAATGTTCCGCTGGGTTCAAGGTTCTCACTGGGAAATCTTAATTATGTTGTTGCTGAAAAAATAAATGAGTGTGAGTTCAAACTCATGTGTGAAACTGCAGGAGCTGAAGGAAACAGGTATTTTGGTTTGTTGATTCCCGTGGACTATATTGAGGGATTGACAAAAGCGGAAATTACCGAACTTCTTATTTCCGGAGAAGATGAGGAGGATACGGAACAGCTAAGAGCCAGATATTTTGCTACCTTGGATTCACAAGCTTTTGGGGGCAATATGTCCGACTATAAGGAAAAGGTTAATCAGCTTCAAGGGGTTGGAGGTATTAAGGTTTATCCTGCTTGGAATGGAGGGGGTACTGTTAAACTGGTGGTTATTAGCTCCCAGTTTCAAAAGCCTTCAAGTGACTTGATTGACAAGCTTCAAACTAAGATAGATCCTTTGAACAGCCAAGGCGATGGGGTAGGGTTTGCACCTATCGGGCATATAGTTACGGTTACAGGAGTTGCGGAAACTAGGGTTGACATAACATTGAACCTGACCTACCGTAAAGGCTGGACTTGGGAGGATGTAAAGGGCTATGTATACTCGGTTATTGATAATTATTTCAATGAGCTGAGCAAAGAGTGGGCTGACAGTGATAACCTCATAGTCAGAATAAGCCAGATTGAAACCCGTCTGCTGGAGGTTGAGGGCATTCTGGACATATCGGGAACGAAAATCAATGGTTTAGAGCAGAATCTGATGCTTGACAAAGATGCTGTTCCGGTCAGGGGTGATGTTATTGGATAG
- a CDS encoding DUF2634 domain-containing protein — protein MIPTLNDDLQPDFEIRQQPGYTYKMNLEEMRIGGFIDGVEAVKQAIYKILNTQKFQYLIYDWDYGIELTDLFGEAAVLVYSEIENRIREALQEDDRIKDLGDFSFESDKRQVLVKFTAYTTEGNVDIEKAVMV, from the coding sequence ATGATTCCAACTTTAAATGATGATTTACAGCCTGATTTTGAAATCCGTCAGCAGCCGGGATATACCTATAAAATGAATCTTGAGGAAATGAGAATAGGGGGCTTCATTGACGGGGTTGAGGCGGTTAAACAGGCAATTTATAAAATTCTTAATACCCAGAAATTCCAATATCTGATTTATGACTGGGATTATGGGATTGAATTAACAGACCTTTTTGGTGAAGCGGCTGTATTGGTTTATTCAGAAATAGAAAACAGAATACGAGAGGCTTTGCAGGAGGATGACAGGATTAAAGATTTGGGAGACTTCTCTTTTGAGTCTGACAAACGTCAGGTTTTGGTTAAGTTTACTGCATACACTACTGAAGGTAATGTTGATATTGAAAAGGCGGTGATGGTTTAA
- a CDS encoding XkdQ/YqbQ family protein, translating to MVELKIQNGSTMYQPCIEDEITWETSRKGVPGKLEFSVVKDEIISFQEGNLVQLMVDNKNVFKGYVFTKKRSSDQIIKVTAYDQLRYLKNKDTQVFENRTASQIIKELAGKFKLLTGAIEDTGYVIATRVEDNKTLMDMIQSALDITLQNRNKMYVLFDDFGAISLKSIDSLKLDVLIEKSTAEDFDYTSSIDSNTYNFIKLAYDNDKTKKREIYEAIDSNNIAAWGLLQYYEKVNQNTNAKAKADGLLKLYNKKTRNLSVSNAIGDIRVRGGCLIPVWLELGDIKVQNYMLVETVKHTFKSNEHYMDITLKGGDFVA from the coding sequence TTGGTTGAATTAAAGATTCAGAACGGTTCTACAATGTATCAGCCTTGCATTGAGGATGAAATTACATGGGAGACTTCCAGAAAAGGTGTCCCCGGGAAGCTGGAATTTTCAGTGGTTAAAGATGAAATTATAAGCTTTCAGGAAGGTAACTTAGTGCAACTGATGGTAGACAATAAAAATGTTTTCAAGGGCTATGTTTTCACTAAAAAGCGCAGCAGCGACCAGATTATAAAGGTTACTGCATATGACCAGCTGAGGTATCTCAAAAATAAGGATACACAGGTATTTGAAAATCGTACCGCAAGCCAGATAATAAAAGAACTGGCAGGTAAATTTAAACTGTTAACGGGAGCTATCGAAGATACGGGTTATGTAATAGCTACTAGGGTGGAGGATAATAAGACACTTATGGATATGATTCAGAGTGCTCTTGATATTACATTGCAGAACAGGAATAAGATGTATGTTCTGTTTGATGACTTCGGTGCTATTAGTCTTAAAAGTATTGATTCCTTGAAGCTTGATGTGCTGATTGAAAAGAGTACAGCTGAGGATTTTGATTACACCTCGTCTATTGACTCAAATACTTACAACTTCATAAAATTGGCCTACGATAATGATAAAACAAAGAAACGTGAAATCTATGAGGCCATAGACAGTAATAACATAGCTGCGTGGGGACTTCTTCAGTATTACGAGAAAGTTAATCAAAATACCAATGCTAAAGCCAAAGCTGACGGGCTTCTAAAGCTATACAACAAGAAAACCCGAAATCTTTCCGTTTCCAACGCCATAGGAGATATTAGGGTCAGAGGTGGTTGCCTTATTCCCGTCTGGTTGGAGCTTGGAGATATAAAGGTTCAGAATTACATGCTTGTGGAAACTGTGAAGCATACCTTTAAGAGTAATGAGCATTATATGGACATCACTTTGAAGGGCGGTGATTTTGTTGCCTAA